In a single window of the Portunus trituberculatus isolate SZX2019 chromosome 9, ASM1759143v1, whole genome shotgun sequence genome:
- the LOC123501284 gene encoding pro-resilin-like — protein sequence MNGKVFFLLAGVAVALAAPDRRPATSYGVPRDSDSFEHFRPSSGSFEHSDSFEHFRPSSSSHSFESYESDEFTRPNYEFQWAVRDSSSGNDFDHKEGRDGDDTQGAYSVHLPDGRRQTVTYVVDGDDGYVADVKYDGVARYPDSHSRESFESRSFESGSFESYAPPRRTYFAPGSNESK from the exons ATGAACGGAAAG gtcttcttcctcctggcaGGCGTGGCCGTGGCCCTCGCTGCCCCTGACCGCCGCCCAGCAACCAGCTACGGCGTCCCCAGG GACTCTGACTCCTTCGAACACTTCCGCCCCTCATCCGGCTCCTTCGAGCACTCTGACTCCTTCGAACACTTCcgcccctcatcctcctcccactccttcgAGTCCTACGAGTCCGACGAGTTCACCAGGCCCAACTACGAGTTCCAGTGGGCTGTCAGGGACTCCTCCAGCGGCAACGACTTCGACCACAAGGAAGGTCGTGACGGCGACGACACCCAGGGCGCGTACTCCGTGCACCTCCCTGACGGCCGCCGCCAGACCGTCACTTACGTCGTGGACGGTGACGACGGCTACGTGGCCGACGTCAAGTACGACGGCGTGGCTCGTTACCCCGACTCCCACTCCCGCGAGTCCTTCGAGTCCCGCTCCTTCGAGTCAGGCTCCTTCGAGTCCTACGCTCCCCCAAGGAGGACTTACTTCGCCCCTGGCTCCAACGAGTCCAAGTAA